A DNA window from Labilithrix sp. contains the following coding sequences:
- a CDS encoding GNAT family N-acetyltransferase, with translation MAAVTNARSAVVRAANADEGPAVASLWRELWDVHEGWGGYAGTRDPRVYEQLAVRLADDARVRSGQPVLGRHVHLVAQTELGIVGQVEGWFERHGIDETTPFTCEVRSLIVSARTRSRGVGRALLDALAQIARHMSRGTPVVMAAEVLEPNPAHSFYAKVGYAPVAWTARVTTDGADDHVATHAGGFWARLATADDALPIALLDPALASRRRQQGDVRFDRPRAVDATFVGALAAHLARPVGTLDQCELVVVDERNVVRGSASLTVTSLDPPFLPARRGLLGRFAVDPALDPRPLVLPLVRLGRRLARERGAATLELTDLDPPQSPLHTGALAAGARPWSRIVERFA, from the coding sequence ATGGCCGCCGTGACCAACGCGCGCTCGGCGGTGGTGCGCGCCGCGAACGCGGACGAGGGGCCCGCGGTCGCGAGCCTCTGGCGCGAGCTCTGGGACGTGCACGAGGGCTGGGGCGGCTACGCGGGGACGCGCGACCCGCGCGTCTATGAGCAGCTCGCGGTGCGCCTCGCCGACGACGCGCGCGTGCGCAGCGGGCAGCCGGTGCTCGGGCGCCACGTGCACCTCGTCGCGCAGACGGAGCTCGGCATCGTCGGGCAGGTGGAGGGCTGGTTCGAGCGTCACGGCATCGACGAGACGACGCCGTTCACGTGCGAGGTCCGCTCCCTCATCGTCTCGGCGCGGACGCGCTCGCGCGGCGTGGGGCGCGCGCTCCTCGACGCGCTCGCGCAGATCGCGCGTCACATGAGCCGCGGCACGCCGGTCGTGATGGCGGCGGAGGTCCTCGAGCCGAACCCGGCGCACTCGTTCTACGCGAAGGTCGGCTACGCGCCGGTCGCGTGGACGGCGCGCGTGACGACGGACGGCGCGGACGATCACGTCGCGACGCACGCGGGCGGCTTCTGGGCGCGCCTCGCGACCGCGGACGACGCGCTCCCGATCGCGCTCCTCGATCCCGCGCTCGCGAGCCGCCGGCGGCAGCAGGGGGACGTGCGCTTCGATCGACCACGCGCCGTCGACGCGACCTTCGTCGGCGCGCTCGCCGCGCACCTCGCGCGTCCGGTCGGGACCTTGGATCAGTGCGAGCTCGTCGTCGTGGACGAGCGCAACGTCGTCCGCGGCAGCGCGAGCCTCACCGTGACGTCGCTCGATCCGCCGTTCCTCCCCGCGCGCCGCGGCCTCCTCGGCCGCTTCGCGGTCGACCCCGCGCTCGACCCGCGCCCGCTCGTCCTCCCGCTCGTCCGCCTCGGCCGCCGCCTCGCCCGCGAACGCGGCGCCGCGACGCTGGAGCTCACCGATCTCGATCCTCCCCAGAGCCCCCTCCACACCGGCGCCCTCGCCGCCGGCGCGCGGCCCTGGTCCCGCATCGTCGAGCGCTTCGCGTGA